The Streptomyces sp. NBC_00224 genome contains the following window.
GCAACCTGGCTTTCGGATACGCCTCCCATCCGGTCATCGTCGTCATCGACGACGACTGCCTCGTGGCGAAGGACTGGCTGGAGGTGATCGTGCGAGCACTACTCCAGGCCGGCCCCAGAGCGGTGGTGACGGGCCGAGTCCTCGCCGGAGCGGCGGAGGAGCAGGGTGCTTTCGCGCCCTCGCTGCATACCGATGACCAAGCGGCCGAGTTCACCGGCCGGATCACCATCGATCCGCTGGCAACCTTCAACTTCGCCTTGTACGCGGAGACTTTCACCGAGATCGGGCCCTTCGACTCCCGGATCGGCCCCGGCACCCGGTTCCCGTCCTCGGAGGACAACGACTACGGCTATCGCCTGTTGCTGGCGGGGTACTCCATCGTGTTTGAGCCGGCGGCGCTCGTCCACCACCGTGCCTGGCGGACCGAGCGGAACTACCTGGCTGTCCGCTTCGCCTACGGCCGGGGCCAAGGCGGCTATTACGGTAAGTACCTCGCCCGCGGGGACTGGTTCATGCTGCGGAAACTCGTCCATGCGCTCAAGCGCCGGGCCAGTCGCATGCGCCAGGGTGGTCGCCTCGGCGTTCTCGGCGAACTCGCCTGGATCGCCGGCTGGAGCGTCGGCACGGCGGACTGGCTGCTACGGCCCTCTCGTCTGGACGAACGCCACTCGCGCTCAGCGGACGGATCCCGGGGGTGGTAGGCGATCCGGAGGCATTGCGCGGACGCACCGTCCTTATCACCGGGCACTCCGGCTTCATCGGATCGTGGCTTTGCTCCCTGTTGGTCGCGTGCGGGGCCGATGTGGTCGGCTACTCCCTGTCCGAGGACCCCGCCAGCGCCACGCGCGCCCAGTGGCTCACGCTTCTAGGAGTGACCGATGTCCGGGGTGATGTCCGCGACCTCGCCTCGGTCGTCGCGGCGGCCCGCGTCTTCGAGCCCGACGTTGTGGTCCACTTGGCTGCTCAGCCCCTTCTCGGCCGCGGGTTCACGGAACCGCACCTGACATTCGACGTGAACCTCAACGGATCGCTGTCCGTCCTTGAGACCGTCCGCCTGGGCGCCGTTCGGGCCCTGGTGCATGTCACCTCCGACAAGTGCTATGCGCCCGCTGGTGCGGGCGCGCCGCCCCTCACCGAGGGGTCACGGCTCGGCGGAGCAGGGCCGTATCCGGCGTCGAAGTGGATGGCTGAGGCACTGTTCAACGAGTTTCGCGCGCTGGTCCCGGCAGATTCGTCGATCGCGTCGGTGCGGCTGGGGAACGTTATCGGCGGCGGCGACGAAGCGGACCGGCTCGTGCCGAACGCGCTGCGGGCGTTTCGTTCGGGGACGGCATTCCGCCTACGCGACCCGGCGGCTGAACGACCTTTCCAGCATGTGCTCGACGTCGTGTGGGGGCTGGCCACGCTTGCGTCCCGTCTTCTCTTCCGCCAAATCGACAGTGGCCGCGCGCTGAACTTCGCTCCCCCGAGCATGGCGAGCTCGGCGGGTGAACTCGTTGCCGAACTGGCCCGCGAGTGGGGTCCCGGCGCTCTCGTGAGTGACGGCCGAGACGAGGTCGATTTCCCTGAAGAGCCGGTTCTGAGGCTTGACGGAGGGCGTGCCGCGAGATCGCTGCGCTGGGAGCACCGTCTCGACCTCACCAATGCTGCCTCCTGGACCGTGGCCTGGGCGAGGATGACCGACAGCGAGGTCCCTCCGTCCGACGCTACCGCCTGTCAGGTAGTCGACTTCCTCGCGGCGAGCACACGGGCAGGGTCGAGGGAACATGATGGTGACTCCGTCGGTGCTGGCGAGCGGTGAGGCGTAGAGGGATGCCCGCACGGCTCGCGCCGCGAGGCGGGCTGTTTTGCACAGTGCTATTTGGGTGAGTTGATGATGCTGGCTCACCGTGCGGCGGTCGGCAGTCCGGCGTCAGGACTCGTCAGGGGCTGGGCGACCGGGATAGGAGGGGCGTTCCTGGCGTCTGCGCACTCGAGGTGGTCTTCACCGGGCCGCATCGAGGATCAGCGGGAGGAGCCGGTCGGTCACCGACTGCCTGTCCCGTTCGGTCAGCAGCGCGTGGTTCAGCAGCATCGCCGCCCTGGCGGCGGTGAGGAGGGCTAGTTGCCGGGAGTCGCGTACGGGCCAGGGACGGACGCTGCGGTAACCAGCCCCGTATGCCTCAACCAGGGCGGTGTAGTCCGTTCGTTCACGGCCGTAGAACAGGGTGATCGCGACATCGAGCACCGGGGGACCCACCATCACGTCCTCGAAGTCGAGCAGTCTCAGCTCGCCTGGGCCGGTGGACAGCACGTTCCACATTTCGATGTTGCCGTGGAGGAACATGCGGTCGGGAGCACGGGTGAGTCGGCCCAGCTCGGCATCGGCCTCCCCGACCACGGATTCGACCACTCTCGCGTGCCGAGCCGGGACGAACTCGGCGTAGCGGGGATCCGTGATCACGAGCTGCGTGCCCGCGTAGTACATGGTTCGGTCCCACACCAGCGGCTTGAGGCCCGGGGCGGACTGCCAGCTGGCCGCGAATTCGTGGAGTTGTGCGGTCATCCGGCCAAGCTCGCAGTAGTTGAGCTGGGTCAGGTCGGCGGCGAGCGGTCGCCCGTCCGCCCAGAAGAACAGGCTGCACTCGACGGGCGTCCCGTCGCGGTTCGCGACGGTGCGGGTGTTCCGGTCGAACTCCTCGGCGTAGGGCTCCAGAACCCGCACCTCGGTGCCTCGTCGGACAGCGCTCAGCCAAGCCAACTCGGTCCTGCTGTCGACGCTCGGCCCCCTCCGCAGGCGGAGCGCGAGCGCGGGGCCTGCGGCCGACACCAGCCGGGCCGTCACATTTGAATGCCTGACCAACTCTGCGACGGTGTAGCCATCCAGATTGAATGCGGCGATGGCTGCACGGGCAAGGGAGTTCGCGTGCGCCGCCTCGGAAGCGTCGAGCGCCCTGATGCCAATGCGCTGAGGCGGAACGTAGATGTCGCGTGCTGCCATCTCGCGTCCTCCTCCGTAGCACCCGGGACCGGAAGGTCTCCTCCGCGCCGTTTACGAGAAGCTCCGCCAACCCTACGCGGCGGCTGTGTGATCGGTCTTGATGTTCGGTCAGTTCAAGGACTCCCGCCCGCGAATCTGATCAGTGGTTAACATGGCTGTCTCCGGTCCTGCGGTGTCTGGGACGACCGGGATGGGGGCCAGGGGGCAGCGCTTGTGAGTTTCGCGGCGAAATACATCAATGCGTGGCTGCGTGTGGCGGAGACTGTCGACGTCACGGCGGTCGAGCGGGCCGTGGAGGTGCTGGCCGAGGCCAGGGAGCGCGACGCGACAGTATGGACGGTGGGCAACGGCGGTTGTGGCGCTCTTGCCTCGCATCTGGCGATCGGACTGACGTTGAACACACGGCGCTCGGGGGGCAGGCCGTTCCGGGCGGTGTGCCTGAGCGCGGACGCCGCCGCGCTCAGCGCAGCCGTCAACGATTTCGGCTCCCGTGAGGCCCTCAGGGCGTTGCTTGAATGCAACGGGCGTGCTGGCGACGTCCTGTGCGCGTTCACGGTGTCCGGTGAGAGCGCTAACGTCAACCAGGCGATCGCCGCAGCCGGGGCAGCCGGTATGCCGGTCGTTGCCCTCGTGGGGACTCCGGGGAGCACCGCCGCCCGGCTGGCGGACCATCCGGTCCTGCTCGGATCGGCTGAACCCGGCATCGCGGAAGACGTGGCCTCGGCTGTTATGCACGCCATGTACTGCTCCTTCATGTACGAGGGATCGTCGAGCCTGCCCGAGGGGTTCATCAGTGCCCACTGAGCGGGGCGTCCTGGTCGTGACTGGCGGCAGCCGCGGCATCGGCGCGGAGACCGTCCGTCGCGCGGTGGCGAGCGGCTGGGACGTCTGCTTCAGCTACGTCGAGGCGGAGGACCGAGCCGACGCCCTAGTGGTCGAAGTGCGCGAGTCCGGTGGGCGGGCGGTCGCCGTGCGGGCGGACATCGCGCAGGAGCCCGACGTCCTGGCGCTCTTCCGCGCGGCGGACGTTCTCGGTCCCGTTCGCGGCCTGGTCGCGAATGCGGCCGTTGTCGCCCCGCCGTCGCGGCTGCGGGATTTTACTGCGGAGCGGGTTCGGCGCGTTCTGGACGTGAACGTGCTCGGCACTATTCTGTGTTGCCGTGAGGCCGTACGCAGGATGTCTACAGCGGACGGTCACGCCGGGGGCTCCATCGTGCTGGTTTCCTCAGCGGCCAGCCGCATCGGTTCTGCCGGCGAGTACGTCGACTACGCGGCCAGCAAAGGCGCCGTGGACAGTCTCGTGACTGGCCTCTCCCGCGAGGTCGCGGCCGAGGGGATTCGGGTGAACGCGGTCCGGCCGGGCACGACATTGACGGAGATCCATGAGCGCAACGGGCAGTCGGCACGAGTCCGCGCTATGGAGCCACTGATCCCGCTGCGCCGCGCCGCAGCGCCGTACGAGGTCGCGGAGGCGGTGCTGTGGCTGCTCAGCGACGCCGCCTCGTACTGCGTCGGCTCGGTTCTGGACGTGGCTGGCGGACGCTGAGCGCCTGCCCAGCAGTCACCCTGCCGGGCAGGACCGAGGCAGCAGCATCCCTTTGATCACAGCTCCTTCGGCCTGGAGTCCAAAGCCGGTCGCCCAGTCGTCCAGAGTTCCCTCCCAGCCGACAATCCGCTCGACCACCTCGCCGGCGCCGTCCGCCAGCAGCGCCAGCACCCGCTCCCACACGGTCCATGTATGCGAAAAGCTCCCGCGAAGGGTGAGTTGCTTGGCCACGAGCGAATCGAGCGAGTATGCATAGGGTTGCGGCCCCCACCCCACCTTCGTCACCTGGCCCAAGGGCCGTGCCAGTTCCAGAGCGGTACGGAGCGCCTCGCTGGCCCCGGCAGCATCGATGACAGCGTCGGCTCCGGCCCGACCGCGGCGCTCCAGGGCAGCGCGCGCCTCCTCGACGGACGCGGCGAACCGTATCGGCCCCATCGCCTGCATCGTCGGGGCTCTCCAGGCGTCTCCAGGCAGCCCCACCACGACCACGGGGCCGGCCCCACCGAGGGTGGCGAGCCACGCGCTGAGCAGCCCGATAGTGCCAGCCCCGACGACGGCAACGGCATCACCGGGACGGATCTCCGTGCGGACACAGGTCGCCTGATAGGCCACGCATACCGGCTCGGTCAGAGCCCCCTGCTTGAAGGAGACATTGTCCGGAAGCCGGTGCAGGCACCGCTCGGGAACGACCACCCGTTCGGCCATGCCTCCGTCCGCCCGTGCGCCGAAACCGCGACGGTTCGGATCGAGGTTGTACACACCGGTCCGGGCCCATTCGGACGCGGCGTCTATCTCGGCGGCCGTCTCGGAGACGACGCGGTCGCCCACCGCGAACGAAGTCACTCCGGCCCCTGCCTCGACGACCACTCCGGAGAACTCGTGGCCGAGGGTGACCGGGTAGGTCATGTCCCAGGAGACGTCGCCCTGCTGGATGTGGATCTCGCTCCCGCAGATGCCGACCGCTTCCACCCGCACGATGACGTGCCCGGGTCGGCAGGCCACCTCCTCGACATCCAGCAGAGCCACCCGGTCGGGCCCGGGCGCTGTGGCGACCACGGCCTTCACAGGTCGTCTCCCCTCATGTCGGTGAATTCGGCGGCGACGGCGAGTACGGCGCCGGCGGCGCGTGCGAGGTCCTCCGCGGAGTGCTCCGTCGAGACGTACCAGAGCCCCCGCGCCGGAACGAACACGCCCTTGTCGAGCAGACGGGCTGCGAACCTGCCGTAGGCCTGCGCGTCGGACAGGAGGCGGTCGCCGTGCTCGCGCACCGGTTGCTCCGCGACAAAGCCGAAGCCGGCGCCGACCGTGTGGTTGAACTGGACAGGTAGTCCATGCTCGGAGTTGGCTCGCTCGAACGCTCCGGCGATCACCTTCATCGCGGACTCCAGCCTCGGGTAGACCTCTTCACGGTGCTCGCGCAGGTGATTGATGCCAGCGAATCCAGCCGCGGCGGCGAGCGGGCTGCCGTTGAAGTTGCCCATGTGCGCAACGGTACCTGTAGCGACCACCGACATGACGTCTCGGGACCCGCACACGGCACTGATCGGGAACCCGGAGCCGAGGGCCTTGCCCAGGACCGTCAGGTCCGGTACGACCCCGAGGAGTTCCTGCGCCCCGCCCAGCGCCACTCGAAAACCGGTAATTACCTCATCGAAGATCAGCAGAGCGCCGGCCTCCCGGGTCAGCTGCCGAACCTCTTCCAGGTATCCGGGCTCGGGCGCGAAACAGCCGCCGTTGATGTTAAGGGGCTCCATGATGACGGCGGCCACGTCGTCGGCCAGCGCGGCGGCGAGTGCCCTGGTGTCGTTCCACGGGCAGATCGTCACCTGCTGCGCGGCAAGGGGATCCTGTCCGGCGGTTCCCGGGCCGTCCCCTTGCAGTCCCGGAATGGCGATATGCATGGAGTCGAGCCATCCGTGGTAGTGACCGCGGAACT
Protein-coding sequences here:
- a CDS encoding NAD-dependent epimerase/dehydratase family protein, translated to MVGDPEALRGRTVLITGHSGFIGSWLCSLLVACGADVVGYSLSEDPASATRAQWLTLLGVTDVRGDVRDLASVVAAARVFEPDVVVHLAAQPLLGRGFTEPHLTFDVNLNGSLSVLETVRLGAVRALVHVTSDKCYAPAGAGAPPLTEGSRLGGAGPYPASKWMAEALFNEFRALVPADSSIASVRLGNVIGGGDEADRLVPNALRAFRSGTAFRLRDPAAERPFQHVLDVVWGLATLASRLLFRQIDSGRALNFAPPSMASSAGELVAELAREWGPGALVSDGRDEVDFPEEPVLRLDGGRAARSLRWEHRLDLTNAASWTVAWARMTDSEVPPSDATACQVVDFLAASTRAGSREHDGDSVGAGER
- a CDS encoding phosphotransferase enzyme family protein, with amino-acid sequence MAARDIYVPPQRIGIRALDASEAAHANSLARAAIAAFNLDGYTVAELVRHSNVTARLVSAAGPALALRLRRGPSVDSRTELAWLSAVRRGTEVRVLEPYAEEFDRNTRTVANRDGTPVECSLFFWADGRPLAADLTQLNYCELGRMTAQLHEFAASWQSAPGLKPLVWDRTMYYAGTQLVITDPRYAEFVPARHARVVESVVGEADAELGRLTRAPDRMFLHGNIEMWNVLSTGPGELRLLDFEDVMVGPPVLDVAITLFYGRERTDYTALVEAYGAGYRSVRPWPVRDSRQLALLTAARAAMLLNHALLTERDRQSVTDRLLPLILDAAR
- a CDS encoding glycosyltransferase family 2 protein — its product is MSLLISSRNRPRLLYDAVRSVLDGSTLPDEIVVVDQSDAPNEALKSLQTPDTVVFRYITSDTRGISRSRNLAFGYASHPVIVVIDDDCLVAKDWLEVIVRALLQAGPRAVVTGRVLAGAAEEQGAFAPSLHTDDQAAEFTGRITIDPLATFNFALYAETFTEIGPFDSRIGPGTRFPSSEDNDYGYRLLLAGYSIVFEPAALVHHRAWRTERNYLAVRFAYGRGQGGYYGKYLARGDWFMLRKLVHALKRRASRMRQGGRLGVLGELAWIAGWSVGTADWLLRPSRLDERHSRSADGSRGW
- a CDS encoding SDR family oxidoreductase, yielding MPTERGVLVVTGGSRGIGAETVRRAVASGWDVCFSYVEAEDRADALVVEVRESGGRAVAVRADIAQEPDVLALFRAADVLGPVRGLVANAAVVAPPSRLRDFTAERVRRVLDVNVLGTILCCREAVRRMSTADGHAGGSIVLVSSAASRIGSAGEYVDYAASKGAVDSLVTGLSREVAAEGIRVNAVRPGTTLTEIHERNGQSARVRAMEPLIPLRRAAAPYEVAEAVLWLLSDAASYCVGSVLDVAGGR
- a CDS encoding alcohol dehydrogenase catalytic domain-containing protein; this translates as MKAVVATAPGPDRVALLDVEEVACRPGHVIVRVEAVGICGSEIHIQQGDVSWDMTYPVTLGHEFSGVVVEAGAGVTSFAVGDRVVSETAAEIDAASEWARTGVYNLDPNRRGFGARADGGMAERVVVPERCLHRLPDNVSFKQGALTEPVCVAYQATCVRTEIRPGDAVAVVGAGTIGLLSAWLATLGGAGPVVVVGLPGDAWRAPTMQAMGPIRFAASVEEARAALERRGRAGADAVIDAAGASEALRTALELARPLGQVTKVGWGPQPYAYSLDSLVAKQLTLRGSFSHTWTVWERVLALLADGAGEVVERIVGWEGTLDDWATGFGLQAEGAVIKGMLLPRSCPAG
- a CDS encoding aspartate aminotransferase family protein — translated: MTGTAGSRRNGVPVDRYATSHASYARTRRSLARGVSSAMKATQAPVPITASRGAGSRIWDVDGNEYVDFTLSFGPMLLGQSPDVVKDAVRSQLNRGIGFGAGNQHEAPFAELLCEVVPSAELVIFSNTGTEAVQAALRVARAATGRSRVVKFRGHYHGWLDSMHIAIPGLQGDGPGTAGQDPLAAQQVTICPWNDTRALAAALADDVAAVIMEPLNINGGCFAPEPGYLEEVRQLTREAGALLIFDEVITGFRVALGGAQELLGVVPDLTVLGKALGSGFPISAVCGSRDVMSVVATGTVAHMGNFNGSPLAAAAGFAGINHLREHREEVYPRLESAMKVIAGAFERANSEHGLPVQFNHTVGAGFGFVAEQPVREHGDRLLSDAQAYGRFAARLLDKGVFVPARGLWYVSTEHSAEDLARAAGAVLAVAAEFTDMRGDDL
- a CDS encoding SIS domain-containing protein; its protein translation is MSFAAKYINAWLRVAETVDVTAVERAVEVLAEARERDATVWTVGNGGCGALASHLAIGLTLNTRRSGGRPFRAVCLSADAAALSAAVNDFGSREALRALLECNGRAGDVLCAFTVSGESANVNQAIAAAGAAGMPVVALVGTPGSTAARLADHPVLLGSAEPGIAEDVASAVMHAMYCSFMYEGSSSLPEGFISAH